A region from the Drosophila mauritiana strain mau12 chromosome 2L, ASM438214v1, whole genome shotgun sequence genome encodes:
- the LOC117151076 gene encoding zinc finger protein 236, producing MDLRKLCRICFVDSASVDIREHRSSGSSDQTVLQLIEAMFGWNIALNLTEELPMICNDCLEDCLQQYAFFRKLTFANQQLLQLYNEAEVEMCQVKMDAAEEEPENQADEEFEMLEEFVPLDYVVLEPDRPTETRQSRRRTDSGPKPSQRLANQDSLIVSEFLPATTAQPRLDLSDSQLEQLESPAYEIRTVDYAAVELKHYNLDEYNEANRLLDVEPSGSQAIYKCQYCPLAYASPQYLKTHVRNSHVCKYCTTAFAKVRDLNEHIRQKHPHHQCVVCSNHFSTSSNLRAHLKKIHGVQLPAQVALLDYRPASQDRDNPRS from the exons atGGACCTGCGCAAACTGTGCCGCATTTGCTTCGTGGACAGCGCTTCGGTGGATATACGGGAGCACAGGAGCAGCGGCAGTTCGGATCAGACAGTCCTCCAGCTGATAGAAGCCATGTTCGGCTGG AACATAGCACTTAATCTTACTGAGGAGCTGCCCATGATCTGTAATGATTGCCTGGAGGATTGCCTGCAGCAGTACGCCTTCTTCAGGAAGCTAACTTTCGCGAATCAGCAGCTACTGCAGCTCTACAACGAGGCGGAGGTAGAAATGTGCCAAGTTAAGATGGACGCAGCGGAGGAAGAGCCCGAAAACCAGGCTGATGAGGAATTCGAGATGCTGGAGGAATTTGTACCACTGGATTATGTGGTTCTAGAACCCGATCGTCCAACGGAAACAAGACAATCGAGGAGAAGGACGGATAGCGGTCCGAAACCCTCTCAAAGGCTGGCCAACCAAGACTCGCTGATTGTCTCCGAGTTTTTACCTGCCACCACAGCCCAACCAAGACTGGATCTATCCGACTCTCAGCTGGAGCAGCTGGAATCCCCAGCATACGAAATCCGCACCGTGGACTATGCTGCCGTCGAACTGAAACACTATAACCTGGACGAGTACAACGAGGCCAATCGCCTGCTAGACGTGGAGCCCAGTGGCAGCCAGGCCATCTACAAGTGCCAGTACTGTCCACTGGCTTACGCCTCGCCTCAGTATCTGAAAACTCATGTGCGCAATTCGCACGTCTGCAAGTACTGCACCACCGCCTTCGCCAAGGTTCGCGATCTCAATGAGCATATTCGGCAGAAGCATCCGCATCACCAGTGCGTCGTCTGCTCCAATCACTTTAGTACCAGCAGCAATCTAAGGGCTCACTTAAAGAAAATTCATGGAGTTCAGCTGCCCGCGCAGGTGGCACTGCTGGATTACAGGCCAGCCAGTCAGGATCGTGATAATCCGCGCTCCTAA
- the LOC117151077 gene encoding alpha-ketoglutarate-dependent dioxygenase alkB homolog 4 has protein sequence MNTIRPCGCKGVRTCLSCEQDFQIAKTSLQEQFQQLEALSYCIQCDLLQPGWDTNQVQKDHENHKKDEGLPLPGILVQEEFLSVDEGAQLIADLDDLPWDISQSGRRKQNFGPKTNFKKRKLRLGSFAGFPRTTEYVQRRFEDVPLLRGFQTIEQCSLEYEPSKGASIDPHVDDCWIWGERVVTVNCLGDSVLTLTPYEVQQQGKYNLDLVASYEDELLAPLLTDDQLATFEGKVLRIPMPNLSLIVLYGPARYQFEHSVLREDVQERRVCVAYREFTPMYINGADIQKGDPVREKSQIFWQIN, from the exons ATGAATACAATTCGTCCTTGCGGTTGTAAGGGCGTGCGCACCTGCTTGAGCTGCGAACAGGACTTTCAGATAGCGAAGACCTCGCTACAGGAGCAATTCCAGCAACTGGAAGCTTTGTCCTACTGTATCCAGTGCGATCTTCTGCAGCCCGGTTGGGATACCAATCAAGTCCAAAAGGATCATGAAAATCACAAAAAAGATGAGGGCCTCCCACTGCCGGGCATCCTGGTGCAGGAGGAATTTCTTAGCGTGGATGAGGGCGCCCAACTTATAGCCGACTTGGATGACCTGCCATGGGACATCTCGCAGAGCGGCAGGCGAAAACAGAACTTCGGACCCAAGACCAACTTTAAAAAGCGCAAACTGCGGTTGGGTTCCTTTGCAGGATTCCCCAGGACTACGGAATATGTGCAACGGCGCTTTGAAGACGTTCCCCTTCTTCGTGGCTTCCAGACCATTGAACAGTGCTCCCTGGAGTACGAGCCCAGCAAAGGAGCCAGCATAGATCCGCACGTGGACGATTGCTGGATCTGGGGCGAGCGTGTGGTCACTGTAAACTGCCTCGGCGACTCAGTGCTCACTCTGACGCCGTACGAAGTCCAACAACAGGGCAAGTACAACTTGGACCTGGTGGCTAGCTACGAAGATGAACTATTGGCGCCTCTGCTGACAGATGACCAACTTGCAACTTTTGAGGGAAAGGTGCTGCGCATACCTATGCCAAA CCTCTCCCTGATAGTTTTGTATGGACCAGCGAGGTACCAGTTTGAGCATTCTGTACTACGCGAGGATGTCCAAGAGCGCCGCGTTTGTGTAGCCTACCGGGAGTTTACGCCCATGTACATCAATGGAGCAGACATCCAGAAGGGAGATCCTGTCCGAGAGAAGTCTCAGATATTCTGGCAAATAAACTAG
- the LOC117151075 gene encoding inositol-trisphosphate 3-kinase homolog: MTMTSTVLQRPIQAKPEKKASSKSTSSSRSRSTMAWSNEKLRFSCIDNIGLKQLWKLIALDTSAPSKQRSAMMLEVEQQQQQQQQSNNNNERIPNENCDYLGLQRAGQAPKSHIQSQDPAQMSLLKFLAINALELSAPATPHLLQHQQAHQQAKPQGWMQLSGHPESIVPTSTGIVRKRISGLEDSEVHAYRLICKEPQTAQIVPAFFGIQEMQSQHFIELQDLLAGFRDPCVMDIKMGSRTFLESEVSNATLRPDLYQKMIAVDAAAPTPAEHEARAITKLRYMTFRESLSSSHSKGFRIEALRLRGRPPVKDLKTCRSSEQIAQTIEQFLAARRSVQKELLKRLKHMRLVIEQSSFFARHEIIGSSIFIVYDDDRVGVWLIDFAKCRELPPQVRVDHRSAWAPGNREEGLLRGMDELIRSFEEVYARCGSHRSCLKI; encoded by the exons ATGACTATGACTTCTACGGTGCTCCAACGGCCCATTCAAGCCAAGCCAGAGAAGAAGGCCTCCTCCAAGTCGACCAGCTCCTCGAGAAGCCGCTCCACGATGGCCTGGTCCAATGAGAAGCTGCGCTTCTCCTGCATCGACAACATCGGACTCAAGCAGCTATGGAAGCTGATTGCCCTGGACACGAGTGCGCCATCCAAGCAGCGCAGTGCCATGATGTTGGAAGtggagcaacagcagcagcagcagcagcaatcgaACAACAATAACGAG CGGATACCCAACGAGAACTGCGACTATTTGGGTCTACAGAGAGCGGGCCAGGCGCCGAAGAGTCACATCCAGTCGCAGGATCCGGCTCAGATGTCCCTGCTCAAGTTCTTGGCCATT AATGCCCTAGAGCTGAGTGCCCCAGCAACGCCACATCTCCTCCAGCATCAGCAGGCCCACCAGCAGGCGAAGCCACAGGGCTGGATGCAGCTTTCCGGTCACCCAGAGAG CATTGTTCCCACATCGACTGGAATAGTGCGCAAGCGGATATCAGGACTGGAGGATAGCGAAGTACATGCCTACCGACTGATCTGCAAGGAACCGCAGACCGCTCAGATAGTGCCCGCCTTCTTTGGAATACAGGAGATGCAATCACAGCACTTTATTGAGCTGCAGGATCTGCTGGCTGGCTTTCGGGATCCGTGTGTGATGGACATCAAGATGGGCAGCCGCACCTTCCTCGAATCGGAGGTCAGCAATGCCACGCTCAGACCGGACCTCTACCAGAAGATGATCGCCGTGGATGCGGCAGCTCCCACGCCTGCGGAGCACGAGGCACGAGCGATCACCAAGCTGCGGTACATGACTTTCCGGGAGTCCCTGTCCTCCTCCCACTCCAAGGGTTTCCGGATCGAAGCACTGCGTCTGCGCGGACGACCGCCTGTCAAGGATTTGAAGACCTGCCGAAGCAGTGAGCAGATTGCCCAGACGATCGAACAGTTTCTGGCTGCTCGGCGATCCGTGCAAAAGGAGCTGCTGAAGCGACTGAAGCACATGCGCCTGGTCATCGAGCAGTCGTCCTTCTTCGCTCGCCACGAGATCATTGGCTCCAGCATCTTTATCGTCTACGATGACGATCGCGTTGGCGTTTGGCTAATTGACTTCGCCAAGTGCCGGGAGCTGCCACCTCAGGTGAGGGTTGACCATCGAAGTGCTTGGGCGCCTGGAAACCGAGAGGAGGGTCTGCTCCGCGGAATGGATGAGCTCATCCGCTCCTTCGAGGAGGTCTACGCCCGCTGTGGCTCCCATCGCAGCTGCCTTAAAATCTAA